One part of the Cyclobacteriaceae bacterium genome encodes these proteins:
- a CDS encoding ATP-binding cassette domain-containing protein, with amino-acid sequence MSEEILKALTQLFAIITKQDGGVSANERQYVINFFQTELDQDTIKEYLAQYDEQSGYGKTDEEGGKKLTSVKESVRVLGICKKINKTLTQKQKIVVLIKLLELVAIDKNFSAQRMEIINTVSTVFNIEKEEYDLIENFITAEDPEKLSFADILLANKKEKSGDDKGHKHIHAHLEGTLVFMRIRSVDMYYTKYVGEESNMLNGFIMQPNRAYLFSHGSTIKTQAGDALYYSDLVADFNDEIKTTKLSFNATVEELRFPNGAIGLRDVVVSEGPGKLIGIMGASGAGKTTLLNVLAGLVPPTKGKILINGFDIYEEKEKIHGVIGYVSQDDLLIEELTVYQNLYYNAKLCFAHFTEEQIQQRVMEVLENLGLDQRKDLKVGNPLEKTISGGQRKRLNIALELIREPAILFLDEPTSGLSSRDSENVIDLLKELSLKGKLIFVVIHQPSSDIYKMFDKMIIMDTGGYPAYYGPPVEAVTYFKRSTLQVDSNRGQCETCGNVNPEQIFNIIEAKVVDEYGQPTNKRKITPVQWHDWYKERFRLAKVEDVREEPPGSLTLPSKIKQSFIFATRDTLAKLSNKQYLLINLLEAPLLAFILAVIIKYKSAPGGKEYMFRFNDNFPAFILMSIIVALFMGLTVSAEEIIRDRKILKRESFLNLSWNSYLVSKISILFTLSAIQTLMFVLVGHLILEIEWRMILPFWFALFTVSCMTNILGLNISSAFNSAVTVYVMIPLLLIPQMILSGLLFRFDKLNDLISTKGKVPLVADFMASRWAFEALAVYNFKSNSYEKPFYDYEKFESQADFRSSFLIDELEKKRKSIAENIQTKNDSTRQAAQKDLEIIRKSLKDDYFKRGLENIDWEKPWTIESYTKEFDTQLEEFLLAYKRFYQDVYNKAVAAREQLIYKMENDKNKPYSLNDYKNRYYNESLADLVKNVSTKNRILEYNGALIQQINPVFLEPRNTGALNYRAHFFAPTKNLFNTSWDTYWFNIVVIWLMAVGFYVTLYFEWLRKFIDLFGKVNLPKKK; translated from the coding sequence ATGAGTGAAGAAATACTCAAAGCGCTAACGCAACTTTTTGCAATCATCACCAAGCAAGATGGTGGTGTATCTGCCAATGAGCGCCAGTATGTGATCAACTTTTTCCAGACCGAACTTGATCAGGACACTATAAAAGAATACCTGGCCCAGTATGACGAACAATCCGGGTACGGCAAAACCGATGAAGAGGGCGGTAAAAAGCTAACCTCAGTTAAAGAGTCGGTACGGGTACTGGGTATTTGTAAAAAGATCAACAAAACCCTTACACAAAAACAAAAAATAGTTGTACTCATCAAGTTGCTGGAGTTGGTTGCCATCGACAAGAACTTCTCCGCTCAACGAATGGAAATCATCAACACCGTATCTACGGTGTTTAACATCGAAAAGGAAGAGTACGATTTAATTGAGAACTTCATCACTGCCGAAGATCCCGAAAAACTGAGCTTCGCGGATATCCTGTTAGCGAACAAAAAAGAAAAATCAGGCGATGATAAGGGCCACAAGCATATCCATGCCCACCTGGAAGGAACCTTGGTGTTCATGCGCATTCGCAGCGTTGATATGTATTACACCAAATACGTAGGCGAAGAATCAAACATGCTTAACGGGTTTATTATGCAACCCAACCGGGCCTACCTGTTTTCGCATGGAAGTACCATTAAAACACAGGCCGGAGATGCCTTGTATTACAGCGATTTGGTGGCCGATTTCAACGATGAAATAAAAACCACCAAACTATCCTTTAACGCTACCGTGGAAGAATTGCGCTTCCCTAACGGGGCCATTGGCTTACGCGATGTAGTCGTTTCGGAAGGTCCCGGCAAACTTATCGGGATTATGGGCGCCAGCGGTGCTGGAAAAACAACCCTGCTTAACGTGCTGGCGGGGTTAGTGCCGCCTACAAAAGGAAAAATCCTCATCAACGGATTTGATATCTACGAAGAAAAAGAAAAGATACACGGGGTTATCGGGTATGTTTCGCAAGATGACCTGCTGATTGAAGAACTTACCGTTTACCAAAACCTGTACTACAATGCCAAGCTTTGCTTTGCCCACTTTACCGAAGAGCAAATACAGCAAAGAGTAATGGAAGTATTGGAAAACCTTGGCTTGGATCAGCGTAAAGACTTGAAAGTAGGAAACCCACTTGAAAAAACCATTAGCGGTGGCCAGCGTAAACGGCTTAATATAGCCCTTGAACTAATTCGTGAGCCCGCTATACTTTTTCTGGATGAGCCTACCTCAGGATTGTCTTCCCGTGACTCAGAAAACGTGATTGACCTGTTGAAGGAACTTTCATTAAAAGGCAAGTTGATCTTTGTCGTAATCCACCAGCCTTCATCCGACATCTATAAGATGTTTGACAAGATGATCATTATGGATACAGGAGGATACCCTGCCTATTATGGGCCACCGGTAGAAGCTGTAACCTATTTTAAACGATCCACACTTCAGGTAGACAGCAATCGCGGGCAATGTGAAACCTGTGGTAACGTAAACCCCGAACAAATCTTCAATATTATTGAAGCCAAAGTGGTTGACGAATACGGCCAGCCAACAAACAAACGGAAAATCACCCCTGTACAATGGCACGACTGGTACAAGGAACGTTTCCGGTTGGCGAAGGTGGAAGATGTAAGAGAAGAACCACCCGGCTCTTTAACCCTCCCTTCCAAAATCAAACAGTCGTTCATCTTTGCAACACGCGATACCCTGGCCAAGCTAAGCAATAAGCAATACCTGCTCATCAATTTGCTGGAAGCACCGCTACTGGCGTTTATACTGGCGGTTATCATCAAATACAAAAGTGCACCCGGTGGAAAGGAATACATGTTCCGGTTTAACGACAATTTCCCTGCCTTTATACTGATGAGCATTATTGTAGCCCTGTTTATGGGACTAACGGTAAGTGCCGAGGAAATTATCCGCGACCGTAAAATCCTTAAACGCGAATCATTCCTGAACCTGAGTTGGAACAGCTACCTCGTCTCTAAAATTTCCATTTTGTTTACATTGTCAGCCATCCAAACCCTAATGTTTGTACTGGTTGGGCATTTAATACTGGAAATCGAGTGGCGTATGATCCTGCCCTTCTGGTTTGCACTTTTCACAGTATCATGCATGACTAATATTTTGGGGCTCAACATCTCATCCGCTTTCAATTCAGCAGTTACTGTATACGTAATGATTCCCCTGCTGCTCATTCCGCAAATGATTTTGAGCGGTCTGCTTTTCAGGTTCGATAAACTAAATGATTTGATCAGCACAAAGGGAAAAGTTCCGCTGGTGGCCGACTTTATGGCCTCGCGTTGGGCGTTTGAAGCGCTGGCCGTTTACAACTTCAAAAGCAACTCCTACGAAAAGCCTTTTTATGATTATGAGAAATTTGAATCGCAGGCCGATTTCAGGTCCTCATTTCTGATTGATGAATTAGAGAAAAAAAGAAAATCAATAGCCGAAAACATTCAAACAAAAAATGATTCCACCCGGCAAGCCGCACAAAAAGACCTTGAAATTATCCGCAAGAGCTTGAAGGATGATTATTTTAAACGCGGGCTTGAAAACATAGATTGGGAAAAACCTTGGACGATTGAAAGTTATACCAAGGAATTTGACACACAATTGGAGGAATTCCTGTTGGCGTACAAACGCTTTTATCAGGATGTATACAATAAGGCCGTGGCTGCACGCGAGCAGTTGATTTACAAGATGGAGAACGATAAAAATAAGCCCTATAGCCTTAACGATTATAAAAACCGTTATTACAACGAAAGCCTGGCCGACCTTGTAAAAAATGTATCGACCAAAAACCGGATATTGGAGTATAATGGTGCTTTGATCCAGCAAATCAACCCCGTGTTTTTAGAGCCCCGAAATACAGGAGCATTGAATTACCGGGCGCACTTTTTTGCGCCTACCAAAAATTTATTCAACACCTCGTGGGACACCTACTGGTTTAACATAGTTGTAATTTGGCTGATGGCTGTAGGGTTCTATGTTACGTTATATTTTGAATGGCTCAGGAAATTTATTGACCTGTTTGGCAAGGTTAACTTGCCAAAGAAAAAATAG
- a CDS encoding alpha/beta hydrolase, producing the protein MQEHELSFSFKARYYQLGEISSTTKQVWFVLHGYGQLAKFFLPKFETLQKQNICVVAPEGLSRFYLEDVTKRAVTGNNRVGATWMTAENRLMDIDNYLNYLQHVYQTILSNGTSAPVTILGFSQGSATASRWAIHYPENYQRLILWSGIFPPDMDFEKGNEILSHKDVTVVYGKHDPFINEGRLKEMTDLTMRLGIKPTQITFDGGHEIHEPTLHLLV; encoded by the coding sequence ATGCAAGAACATGAACTATCGTTTAGCTTTAAAGCCAGGTATTATCAACTAGGCGAAATCTCATCAACAACTAAGCAGGTTTGGTTTGTGCTGCACGGGTATGGGCAGTTGGCTAAATTTTTCTTACCAAAATTTGAAACACTCCAAAAACAGAATATTTGTGTAGTTGCCCCTGAAGGACTTTCGAGGTTTTACCTGGAAGATGTAACGAAAAGGGCCGTAACGGGAAACAACCGGGTGGGCGCCACCTGGATGACTGCAGAAAACAGGTTAATGGACATTGACAATTACCTCAATTACCTTCAGCACGTCTATCAAACGATTTTAAGTAACGGCACATCTGCGCCCGTAACCATCCTAGGCTTTTCACAAGGTTCGGCAACCGCTTCACGATGGGCTATCCATTACCCGGAAAATTATCAACGTTTAATCCTGTGGTCAGGGATTTTTCCTCCGGACATGGATTTTGAAAAGGGTAATGAAATTCTTTCACATAAAGATGTAACGGTTGTTTACGGAAAGCACGATCCATTTATCAACGAAGGCCGGTTAAAAGAAATGACGGATTTAACTATGCGTTTAGGCATTAAACCAACTCAGATCACGTTTGACGGTGGGCATGAAATTCATGAACCCACCCTTCATTTGCTGGTTTAG
- a CDS encoding SDR family NAD(P)-dependent oxidoreductase — MHKRIALITGATSGIGLATAHLLAKNNFRVILCGRRKDRLAKEKTLLNDFTEVLTLTFDVRDHEAVKKTFETLPPEWKAIDVLINNAGNAHGLDPIQNGDVRDWDAMMDINVKGLLYVSKEVIPGMVSQKSGHIINMGSIAGKEVYPNGNVYSASKFAVDALTKGMRMDLNPYGIKVTSINPGLVETEFSLVRFKGDENRAGSVYKGFKPLTAEDIAGIILFVLQQPDHVVLADITVFPTAQASSTIVNKEI, encoded by the coding sequence ATGCATAAACGAATTGCCTTAATAACCGGTGCAACCTCGGGCATTGGCCTGGCTACAGCACACCTATTGGCTAAAAACAATTTCAGGGTAATACTCTGCGGCCGAAGAAAAGACCGGTTGGCAAAAGAAAAAACTTTGCTTAACGATTTTACAGAAGTACTAACATTAACTTTTGATGTACGTGATCATGAGGCTGTTAAGAAAACTTTTGAAACATTGCCGCCCGAATGGAAAGCTATCGATGTATTGATTAATAATGCAGGAAATGCCCATGGCTTAGACCCAATACAAAATGGAGATGTGCGTGATTGGGACGCCATGATGGATATAAATGTTAAAGGACTGCTTTACGTTTCAAAAGAAGTAATCCCGGGCATGGTAAGCCAAAAGTCCGGACACATCATTAACATGGGTTCCATTGCCGGCAAGGAAGTCTATCCGAATGGTAATGTTTATTCGGCCAGTAAATTTGCCGTTGATGCGTTGACTAAAGGTATGCGCATGGACCTGAACCCGTATGGAATAAAAGTTACTTCGATCAATCCCGGGTTGGTTGAAACCGAGTTTTCACTTGTGCGTTTTAAGGGCGATGAAAATCGTGCAGGTTCTGTTTACAAAGGGTTTAAACCCCTAACAGCCGAAGACATTGCTGGTATAATTCTTTTTGTTTTGCAACAACCGGATCATGTTGTGCTGGCTGACATTACAGTTTTCCCGACCGCACAAGCCAGCAGCACAATTGTTAACAAAGAGATCTAA
- a CDS encoding PorT family protein, producing the protein MQTAHVRNKLHLHSAKVVVTLLLLYAGVCHAQGFLYARKNNPFYDEKRKITYGFLIGLHTTTYQINYNDRFVTPAFDTLFAVTPEWKPGFSLGFIVNYRAHEFLDFRITPKVAFYEHSLVYRFTDGTSEKELVETTMVEFPMLVKYKSMRRGNVRMYMIGGMKPGIEASGKKEVENVTNQLEVTPFNLSVEAGLGFDLYFPLFKFSPEIRFSRGITNHLDNTTNKFGAPLSRINTNTVTVYLLFQ; encoded by the coding sequence ATGCAAACCGCTCACGTTCGGAATAAGCTCCATTTACACAGCGCAAAAGTAGTTGTTACACTGTTGTTGCTTTATGCGGGTGTGTGCCATGCACAGGGCTTTTTGTATGCCCGAAAGAATAACCCGTTTTATGATGAGAAGCGGAAAATAACATATGGGTTTCTGATTGGTTTGCACACCACAACCTATCAGATAAACTACAACGATCGGTTTGTTACCCCGGCTTTTGATACCTTGTTTGCTGTGACTCCGGAATGGAAGCCTGGCTTTTCGCTTGGGTTTATTGTCAACTACCGGGCGCATGAATTTCTGGATTTCAGGATAACGCCAAAAGTCGCTTTCTATGAACACTCCCTGGTTTACCGGTTTACCGATGGAACAAGTGAAAAAGAACTGGTTGAAACTACTATGGTGGAGTTTCCAATGCTGGTGAAATATAAGTCGATGCGCAGGGGAAACGTGCGTATGTACATGATTGGTGGCATGAAGCCGGGCATTGAGGCTTCCGGAAAAAAGGAAGTAGAAAATGTCACGAATCAACTGGAAGTCACTCCGTTCAACTTAAGTGTTGAAGCGGGCCTTGGATTTGATTTATACTTTCCATTATTCAAGTTCTCCCCCGAAATTCGTTTTTCGCGCGGTATCACCAACCACTTGGACAATACAACAAACAAATTCGGTGCGCCTTTAAGCCGAATAAATACAAACACTGTTACCGTATACCTACTCTTTCAATAA
- the ubiE gene encoding bifunctional demethylmenaquinone methyltransferase/2-methoxy-6-polyprenyl-1,4-benzoquinol methylase UbiE, whose translation MEVVPYKNETATKKEQVARMFDNISHRYDFLNHFLSLGIDKGWRKKAIKLLKPANPKILLDVATGTGDFALQALTLKPEKIIGVDISAGMLDVGRKKLEKRGLTGVIEMVQADSENLPFEQNKFDAVTVAFGVRNFENLEKGLQEIFRVMKPGALLAVLEFSRPRRFPFKQGYNFYFKTILPKIGNWISRDKAAYSYLPESVEAFPDGEDFLRILKAIGYKNVSCKPLTFGISSIYTAQK comes from the coding sequence ATGGAAGTTGTTCCATATAAAAACGAAACCGCAACAAAGAAAGAACAAGTGGCCCGCATGTTCGATAACATAAGCCACCGCTATGACTTTTTGAATCACTTCCTGAGCCTGGGGATTGATAAGGGCTGGCGCAAAAAGGCCATCAAGTTACTGAAGCCTGCAAACCCTAAAATATTATTGGATGTTGCCACCGGAACCGGTGATTTTGCCTTACAGGCCTTAACATTAAAGCCTGAAAAAATCATCGGAGTGGATATTTCGGCCGGCATGTTGGATGTTGGACGGAAGAAACTGGAAAAACGTGGCTTGACAGGAGTAATTGAAATGGTTCAGGCCGACTCAGAGAATCTTCCCTTTGAACAAAATAAATTTGATGCTGTAACCGTTGCATTTGGTGTACGCAATTTTGAAAATCTGGAGAAGGGACTGCAAGAGATATTCCGGGTTATGAAACCGGGAGCTTTGTTGGCTGTTTTGGAATTTTCACGACCTAGGCGTTTTCCTTTTAAACAGGGCTATAATTTTTATTTTAAGACCATTTTACCTAAAATCGGAAATTGGATATCGCGGGACAAAGCCGCTTACTCTTACCTGCCTGAATCGGTAGAGGCTTTTCCGGATGGGGAAGACTTTTTGAGAATACTTAAAGCAATTGGATATAAAAATGTTTCATGCAAACCGCTCACGTTCGGAATAAGCTCCATTTACACAGCGCAAAAGTAG
- a CDS encoding PD40 domain-containing protein — protein sequence MFSTRYVLVFLAVAGTFVISFSQDTKQQAQEYLKVAELMREGSQADNDIREVLVIGANLDPENLTINFEAGRYHLMTIQKDLAVQYFMRVYEQDPNYRFHIEYLIGQSYQYGLQFDKAIEFYNRYKDRVNKRPNYQGRDKVDLATVDRNIQECENGKEFVSSPKNYSIVNISREINSEWDDYAPVLNAAEDEIIFTSRRKDGNMNQNVDTDNKPFEDIFISKKVNGVWQPAENIGPVVNSIYHDSNLAFSADGQTLFIYKTDNGGDIYYSERKPDGSWGVPVPLPGIINSSFEEKSITISPDEKTLYFSSNRPGGFGGLDLYKATLDSKGEWSSVKNLGPKINTSADDDGPFIDYDGKTLYFSSKGRKGMGGFDIYKSVFDEATNEWTEPENLGYPINTPDNDIFFVSTKDGKRAYYSSVREDGLGYDDIYMITIPDQPLAKKDPEPVSDQVEEKTKIPLRYIVSAVDAQSKEPVDARIRLEGLRDNIIVPSSTKQPGKVEFRISEAEAKDYRLSVESEGYMFVNQNVRIEGASDQDKEVTRTIELRKLQTGMVSILRNIYFDFNKATFKQESYNELNKLERMMQQNPGMKVEIAGHTDNIGTAAYNMALSQRRAEAVKDFLTKKGIDARRITAIGFGKTKPLASNDDEEEGRELNRRVEFKVISN from the coding sequence ATGTTCAGCACCCGGTATGTACTGGTTTTTTTAGCTGTTGCAGGGACGTTCGTCATTAGTTTCAGTCAAGATACCAAACAACAAGCTCAGGAATACCTGAAAGTTGCGGAATTGATGCGCGAAGGCTCGCAGGCCGACAACGATATACGCGAAGTTTTGGTTATTGGTGCCAATCTCGATCCGGAGAACCTCACCATTAACTTTGAAGCAGGGCGTTACCACCTCATGACTATCCAAAAGGACCTGGCCGTGCAATATTTCATGCGCGTTTACGAACAGGATCCGAACTATCGCTTTCATATCGAATACCTGATTGGGCAGAGCTACCAATATGGATTACAATTCGACAAGGCCATTGAATTCTATAACCGTTATAAAGATCGGGTCAACAAACGACCTAATTACCAGGGTCGCGATAAGGTTGACCTTGCCACGGTTGACAGGAACATTCAGGAATGTGAAAACGGAAAAGAGTTCGTAAGCAGCCCTAAAAACTATTCTATCGTAAACATAAGCCGTGAAATAAATTCCGAATGGGATGACTATGCCCCCGTATTGAATGCTGCAGAGGATGAAATAATCTTCACCTCCCGAAGAAAGGACGGCAACATGAATCAAAACGTGGATACAGACAACAAACCGTTTGAAGACATTTTTATCTCCAAAAAAGTAAATGGTGTTTGGCAGCCTGCTGAAAATATTGGTCCGGTTGTAAATTCAATCTACCACGATTCTAACCTGGCTTTCTCTGCCGATGGTCAAACGTTGTTTATTTATAAAACCGATAATGGCGGAGACATCTATTATTCCGAACGCAAGCCCGATGGCTCATGGGGTGTGCCTGTTCCACTGCCAGGCATCATCAACTCAAGTTTTGAAGAAAAATCAATAACAATTTCTCCCGATGAAAAAACACTGTATTTCTCCAGCAATCGCCCGGGTGGTTTTGGTGGGTTGGATTTATACAAGGCTACGCTTGATTCAAAAGGTGAATGGTCCAGTGTGAAAAACCTGGGTCCCAAAATCAATACATCAGCGGATGATGATGGCCCCTTTATTGACTACGATGGTAAAACACTTTACTTCAGCTCAAAAGGAAGAAAAGGCATGGGTGGTTTTGATATCTACAAATCGGTTTTTGATGAAGCTACCAATGAATGGACTGAGCCGGAGAATTTAGGATACCCCATTAACACCCCAGACAACGATATTTTCTTTGTGAGCACCAAAGATGGCAAGCGGGCCTATTATTCATCGGTACGCGAAGATGGATTAGGGTATGATGATATTTACATGATCACCATCCCTGACCAACCATTGGCTAAAAAAGATCCTGAACCCGTTTCAGATCAGGTTGAAGAGAAAACAAAAATTCCTTTACGCTACATTGTAAGTGCTGTTGATGCCCAATCAAAAGAGCCTGTTGACGCACGCATTCGATTGGAAGGCTTGCGCGATAACATCATTGTGCCATCATCAACCAAACAACCCGGTAAGGTGGAATTCAGGATAAGCGAAGCCGAGGCGAAAGACTACCGGCTATCAGTTGAAAGCGAAGGGTACATGTTTGTTAACCAAAATGTTCGCATAGAAGGTGCTTCCGATCAGGACAAGGAAGTAACACGTACGATTGAATTGCGAAAACTCCAAACCGGCATGGTGTCAATCTTACGGAACATTTACTTTGATTTTAACAAAGCAACGTTCAAGCAAGAGTCATACAATGAATTGAATAAACTTGAACGCATGATGCAGCAAAACCCAGGCATGAAAGTAGAGATTGCCGGGCATACCGATAACATTGGTACGGCTGCCTATAACATGGCCTTGTCGCAGCGAAGGGCCGAAGCAGTAAAGGATTTTCTCACCAAAAAGGGTATTGATGCCAGAAGGATAACCGCCATTGGCTTTGGAAAAACCAAGCCCCTGGCCAGCAATGACGATGAAGAGGAGGGAAGAGAGTTGAACCGCAGGGTTGAATTTAAGGTTATATCCAATTAA
- the yihA gene encoding ribosome biogenesis GTP-binding protein YihA/YsxC, giving the protein MIIREAEFVSSITNLAQLPGKKLPEFAFIGRSNVGKSSLVNMLTGRKQLAKTSAKPGKTQTINHYLINSEWYLVDLPGYGWAGVSQEKRAGFGKIIENYVTKSPNLFCLFVLIDIRLKPQPIDLSFIQWAGSQQIPLAFIYTKADKLSKSKVEQNRKVFENELLKTWEELPQSILTSSEKKTGKDDVLDFIDTVLKANQ; this is encoded by the coding sequence ATGATTATCCGCGAGGCCGAATTTGTTTCCAGCATAACCAACCTTGCCCAATTGCCTGGGAAAAAACTGCCCGAATTTGCCTTTATCGGCCGCTCCAATGTGGGTAAGTCATCATTGGTCAACATGTTAACAGGCCGAAAGCAATTAGCCAAAACCTCGGCAAAACCCGGTAAAACACAGACCATCAACCACTATTTGATCAACAGTGAATGGTACCTGGTGGACTTGCCCGGTTACGGGTGGGCAGGCGTAAGCCAGGAGAAAAGGGCCGGATTTGGGAAGATCATAGAAAACTACGTTACGAAAAGCCCGAACTTGTTTTGCCTGTTTGTGCTCATCGATATCCGGCTCAAACCTCAACCCATCGACCTGAGCTTCATACAATGGGCAGGTTCACAACAAATACCCCTGGCTTTTATTTATACTAAAGCAGACAAGCTTTCAAAAAGTAAAGTTGAGCAAAACCGGAAAGTTTTTGAAAATGAACTGTTAAAAACCTGGGAAGAATTGCCCCAAAGCATCTTAACATCCTCAGAAAAAAAAACCGGTAAAGATGATGTGCTCGACTTTATCGATACGGTGCTAAAGGCTAATCAGTAA
- a CDS encoding DUF5606 domain-containing protein, translating into MKLEDIATLSGKGGLFKILKPGKSGVILESLDDAKTKLVATAHHKLSVLSEISIYTTTKEGTVSLLEVLKKINANFGADLGLDADADNTELKSFMKSVLPEYDQDRVYVSDIKKLVRWYSILIAQAPEIFAAAENKVEEKKPD; encoded by the coding sequence ATGAAACTAGAGGACATTGCAACACTATCGGGTAAAGGAGGCTTATTTAAAATCTTAAAACCCGGCAAATCGGGTGTTATACTGGAATCGCTTGACGATGCAAAAACCAAGTTGGTGGCAACCGCTCACCACAAGCTTTCTGTGCTCAGTGAAATCTCGATTTATACCACAACCAAAGAGGGTACGGTTTCTTTATTGGAAGTTTTAAAAAAAATAAATGCCAACTTTGGTGCCGACCTTGGGCTAGATGCTGATGCGGATAATACCGAATTAAAATCTTTTATGAAATCGGTGCTGCCCGAATACGATCAGGATCGTGTTTATGTATCGGATATTAAAAAACTGGTGCGCTGGTACAGTATTTTAATCGCTCAGGCGCCCGAAATTTTTGCAGCGGCTGAAAACAAAGTGGAAGAGAAAAAGCCAGATTAA
- the fbp gene encoding class 1 fructose-bisphosphatase produces MEESRIAAPIGSALDRFIKSKQNQFAYASGELSQLLRDIALASKVVNREVNKAGLIDIMGSLGSTNTGGEQQQKLDVLANIRFTRALMKGGEACALISEESESYLDLNNDGKYVIAIDPLDGSSNIDVNVSIGTIFSIYRRKTKPGTPIQEEDILQKGSEQVAAGYILYGSSTMLVYTTGHGVNGFTYEPTLGEYFLSHPNMRQPINGKIFSVNEGSYKSFSQSVRNYLHYCKDEGYTGRYIGSLVADFHRNLLKGGIYIYPATAKDPNGKLRLMYECNALAFVAEQAGGKASNGKERILDIQPTSLHQRTPFYVGSKNMVELAEQY; encoded by the coding sequence ATGGAAGAATCCCGGATTGCCGCACCCATCGGCAGCGCACTCGACAGGTTTATTAAAAGCAAGCAAAACCAGTTTGCCTACGCTAGCGGTGAGCTCTCCCAGCTTCTTCGCGACATCGCACTAGCCTCAAAGGTTGTTAACCGCGAGGTAAACAAAGCCGGACTTATTGATATTATGGGGTCGCTGGGATCAACCAATACAGGTGGTGAGCAGCAGCAAAAACTTGATGTACTGGCCAACATACGGTTTACGCGTGCGCTGATGAAAGGTGGGGAGGCTTGCGCCTTGATTTCGGAAGAGAGTGAAAGTTACCTTGATTTGAACAATGACGGAAAATATGTCATTGCCATTGATCCGCTTGACGGTTCATCTAACATTGATGTGAATGTTTCGATTGGTACTATTTTTTCGATTTACCGAAGAAAAACCAAACCCGGCACGCCCATACAAGAGGAGGATATTTTGCAGAAGGGATCAGAACAGGTAGCGGCAGGTTACATCTTGTATGGTTCATCCACCATGCTTGTGTATACAACCGGGCATGGCGTTAATGGTTTTACTTACGAACCCACATTGGGCGAGTATTTTCTATCGCACCCGAACATGCGGCAACCCATTAACGGAAAAATATTTTCGGTTAACGAAGGCTCTTATAAATCATTCTCACAGTCGGTGCGCAATTACCTGCATTATTGCAAGGATGAAGGTTACACCGGTCGGTACATTGGCTCATTGGTTGCCGACTTTCACCGAAACTTACTTAAAGGCGGTATTTACATTTACCCCGCAACGGCCAAAGATCCCAATGGGAAATTGCGCTTAATGTATGAGTGCAATGCACTTGCTTTTGTAGCCGAACAGGCCGGAGGTAAGGCATCCAATGGAAAGGAACGGATATTGGATATACAACCTACATCGCTTCACCAACGAACCCCATTTTATGTAGGCTCAAAAAATATGGTGGAGCTGGCCGAGCAATATTAA